Proteins encoded within one genomic window of Saccharopolyspora pogona:
- a CDS encoding twin-arginine translocase TatA/TatE family subunit translates to MSLEHLAVLLLAGLFILGPEKLPEAAAWAGRTMRQVRGFAADAQQQLRSELGDEYRDLREPLRQLNELRGLDPRRAVANYLLDDARPTTTLAGQPTNAAANSVERPGFLRPGERPPFDVEAT, encoded by the coding sequence ATGAGTTTGGAACACCTCGCCGTCCTGCTGCTCGCAGGCTTGTTCATCCTCGGCCCGGAGAAGCTGCCCGAGGCCGCCGCGTGGGCGGGCCGGACGATGCGGCAGGTGCGCGGGTTCGCCGCGGATGCGCAGCAGCAGCTCCGGTCGGAACTGGGCGACGAGTACCGCGATCTGCGCGAGCCCCTGCGGCAGCTCAACGAGCTGCGCGGCCTCGACCCGCGGCGCGCGGTCGCGAACTACCTGCTCGACGACGCTCGCCCCACCACAACGCTCGCCGGCCAGCCGACGAATGCCGCGGCGAATTCCGTTGAACGGCCTGGTTTCCTGCGCCCGGGCGAGCGGCCGCCCTTCGACGTCGAGGCCACCTGA